A region of Esox lucius isolate fEsoLuc1 chromosome 3, fEsoLuc1.pri, whole genome shotgun sequence DNA encodes the following proteins:
- the cirbpa gene encoding cold inducible RNA binding protein a isoform X1: protein MSDEGKLFVGGLSFDTTEESLAEAFAKYGNIAKVDVIRDKETGRSRGFGFVKYDNAEDAKDALEGMNGKSVDGRTIRVDEAGKGGGRSGGGGFRGSRGGGGYGGGGGYGGGRGRGGRGYLRGGGGYGGGGDRGYGERSYGGGGDRSYGGGDRSYGGGGGYRSGGGGGYSSGGGGGYRDNRGQGGYGDRSGGSYRDSYDSYAAHE from the exons ATGTCCGACGAGGGAAAACTTTTCGTCGGCGGCCTAAGCTTCGACACCACAGAAGAGTCTCTGGCAGAAGCGTTCGCCAAGTATGGGAACATCGCAAAAG TTGATGTCATCAGAGACAAAGAAACAGGACGGTCTCGGGGATTCGGCTTTGTAAAGTACGATAATGCAGAGGACGCGAAGGATGCCTTGGAGGGGATGAACGGCAAG TCTGTAGACGGCAGAACGATTcgtgtggatgaagctggaaAGGGAGGTGGCCGCTCTGGAGGCGGCGGATTCAGGGGTTCCAGGGGCGGTGGTGGTTATGGCGGTGGAGGTGGATacggaggggggagaggaagaggtgggCGAGGTTACTTGCGAG GTGGCGGAGGATATGGCGGTGGCGGTGACCGGGGATATGGTGAGAGGAGCTACGGTGGCGGTGGAGACCGCAGCTATGGCGGTGGAGACAGAAGTTACGGCGGCGGCGGCGGATACAGGAGTGGTGGCGGCGGCGGCTATTCATCTGGCGGCGGCGGAGGATACAGAGACAATAG GGGCCAGGGTGGCTATGGGGACCGATCTGGGGGATCCTACAGAGACAGCTACGACAGCTATG CTGCACACGAGTAA
- the cirbpa gene encoding cold inducible RNA binding protein a isoform X2, translating into MSDEGKLFVGGLSFDTTEESLAEAFAKYGNIAKVDVIRDKETGRSRGFGFVKYDNAEDAKDALEGMNGKSVDGRTIRVDEAGKGGGRSGGGGFRGSRGGGGYGGGGGYGGGRGRGGGGYGGGGDRGYGERSYGGGGDRSYGGGDRSYGGGGGYRSGGGGGYSSGGGGGYRDNRGQGGYGDRSGGSYRDSYDSYAAHE; encoded by the exons ATGTCCGACGAGGGAAAACTTTTCGTCGGCGGCCTAAGCTTCGACACCACAGAAGAGTCTCTGGCAGAAGCGTTCGCCAAGTATGGGAACATCGCAAAAG TTGATGTCATCAGAGACAAAGAAACAGGACGGTCTCGGGGATTCGGCTTTGTAAAGTACGATAATGCAGAGGACGCGAAGGATGCCTTGGAGGGGATGAACGGCAAG TCTGTAGACGGCAGAACGATTcgtgtggatgaagctggaaAGGGAGGTGGCCGCTCTGGAGGCGGCGGATTCAGGGGTTCCAGGGGCGGTGGTGGTTATGGCGGTGGAGGTGGATacggaggggggagaggaagag GTGGCGGAGGATATGGCGGTGGCGGTGACCGGGGATATGGTGAGAGGAGCTACGGTGGCGGTGGAGACCGCAGCTATGGCGGTGGAGACAGAAGTTACGGCGGCGGCGGCGGATACAGGAGTGGTGGCGGCGGCGGCTATTCATCTGGCGGCGGCGGAGGATACAGAGACAATAG GGGCCAGGGTGGCTATGGGGACCGATCTGGGGGATCCTACAGAGACAGCTACGACAGCTATG CTGCACACGAGTAA
- the ndufa13 gene encoding NADH dehydrogenase [ubiquinone] 1 alpha subcomplex subunit 13 produces MAASKVKQDMPPPGGYGPVDYKRNLPKRGLSGYSMFAIGAGVLIFGYWRLFKWNRERRRLQIEELEARIALLPLLQAELDRRQLRMLRENLEEEAVVMKDVPGWKVGESVFHTDRWVTPLSEELYNLRPREELLHKRFGFLCYV; encoded by the exons ATGGCGGCGTCCAAGGTGAAGCAGGACATGCCACCTCCGGGAGGTTATGGCCCGGTTGATTATAAGAGAAATCTCCCTAAACGTGGACTTTCTG GGTACAGTATGTTTGCCATAGGAGCCGGTGTTCTCATTTTTGGATATTGGAGACTCTTCAAatggaacagagagaggag GCGATTGCAGATTGAAGAGCTGGAAGCAAGGATAGCTCTCCTGCCTTTACTGCAAGCAGAGCTGGACCGGAG GCAACTGCGAATGCTGCGGGAAAATCTGGAGGAGGAAGCGGTTGTAATGAAAGATGTCCCTGGCTGGAAG GTTGGTGAAAGTGTTTTCCACACAGACCGCTGGGTGACCCCCCTCTCAGAGGAACTATATAACCTTCGACCTCGGGAAGAGCTTCTCCACAAGCGCTTTGGCTTCCTGTGCTACGTGTAG